Within the Candidatus Glassbacteria bacterium genome, the region GCCCTCGGCTGTCATCGCGGCCAGCACCAGCGCGGCCGACGCCCGGAGGTCGCTGGCCATCACCGGCGCGGAGGTCAGTTTGCAGGGTCCGTTGATTGTTATCGTCCGGCCCTGAACCGCGATATCGGCACCCAGGCGCGCCAGTTCAGGTACGTGAAGCGCCCTGTTCTCGAAAATATTCTCCACGATCCGGCTGGTTCCCTCACAGCGGGTGGCCAGCGCGCAGAACTGGGCCTGCATGTCGGTTGGAAAACCGGGGTAGGGGCTGGTTGCCAATTCAAACGGCCTCAGCGGGCCGTTGCTCCTGACCAGCAGGGTTTTCCTGCCCTTTTCGACAGTCACGCCCGTGCGTTCCAGCATCTCGATCACCGCGGTCAGATGGTCCGGTCTGCAATCGGCAATCACGACGTCTCCGCCTGTAATCGCCGCCGCAACAGCATAAGTGCCCGCCTCGATCCTGTCCGGGATGACCCTGTGGGTAACTCCATTCAGCCGCCTGACACCCTCGATCTCAATCCTGGAGCCGCCCGCGCCGGCCACGGACGCACCCATCGCGTTGAGCATCACCGCCACGTCCTCGACCTCCGGTTCCAGCGCCGCCGATTCGATAACAGTGCGGCCCCTCGCCAGCACGGCGGCCATCATCACGTTGATCGTTGCACCCACGCTGGAGCCGTGTTCACCGGCAAGATCGATTTCGGCACCGGTGAGTCCGTTTTCAGCACTCAGCTTGACATAACCTCCCGAGGTGACTATTTGCGCACCCAGTGCGGCCAGGCCCCTCAGGTGGAGGTCTATCGGGCGCTGGCCGATTGCGCAGCCACCGGGCAAGGACACTTCAGCCCGTCCGTGACGCGCCAGCAGCGGGCCCATCACGTAATAACTGGCCCTCATCCTGCGCACCAGTTCGTACGGCGCCAGCACGCCTTTTGCGTCAGCCGGGTCAAGACACAATGCGCCCTGATCGGTTTGGGAAACAGCTGCGCCGAGATTTTCCAGCACCAGCGACATCGTGCGCACGTCCATCAGCTTCGGGGTATTCTCCAGCACCACCGGGCTCTCTGCCAGCAGCGCGGCCGCCATCTGGGGCAGGCAACTGTTCTTGGCCCCGCTGGTCTCTATCCGGCCGCATAACGGCCCGCACTGCTCGATCCTGAACTTATCCATGGAATTCCTGTCGGAAAGTTACATTCTGCTGGCGATCACGAACCTGGGCTTACCGGCCAGGTCGGTGCGGAACTCAGGTACAGAATAGCTACCGCGAGCTTGCCCGGCAAACAACTCTTCGACTGCTGAGTGCTGGGTTTCTCCGGTTTCCAGAATCAGCAGGCCGCCAGGTCGAAGGTATCCGTTGGCCTCGCCGATTATCCTTGCAATCATGTCCAGTCCTTCAGCACCGGCGGCCAGGGCCAGCGAAGGTTCGTGGTTTCTTACCTCGGGCGGCAAACCGGCCATTTCTCCCGTGGATACATAGGGTGGATTGGACACCACGACATCGAACGAGCGGTCAGCCCGGATCGCGGTAAACAGATCGCAGCGCAGCAGAAACACCGGGCTTCGCAGGCTGCCGCCCTGTTCCTTGATATTCCGCCCGGCCCACGCCGCCGCTGTCCCCGAAAGCTCGGTCAGAACGCAGCAGAGGTCATTCCGCTCCGCTGCCAGCGCCAGCGCCAGCGCGCCACTGCCCGCGCACAGGTCGAGTACCTTGATTGCGCCGGCATCTGTAACGGCCAGAGTGTCAAGCCTGTCGAGCACCAGCCCGGCAAGCTGCTCTGTTTCGGGACGCGGGATCAGCACACCCGGCCCGACACTAAGCGTGAGACCGCGGAAACCGGTGCGGCCGATGATATACTGCAGGGGCTCGCCCGAGGAACGTCGCCGTATCCGCTCCCGGAACAGCTCCAGCTCATCCTCCGCCAGGGGACGGTCGAACTGGAGGTACAGCTCCAGGCGGCCGATTCCCAGCACATCGGCCAGCAGCCTTTCTGCGTTCAGCCTGGCGGACTCGATACCGTGCTGTTCCAGGTAGTTTTCCGCCAGCTTGAGCACCTCGATCAGTTTCTTCAAAAGCCGGTCCGCATGCTGAGATTGGCGGCAGATTACCGTCCGGTGAGGACAGCTAGCGCACGGTTAGCAATATAGCCGGATCCCCGCCGGTTGGCAATCTGTCAGGCCCGCTAACGGCCTTTTAATTGACTTCGCAGGGCGCATATATTAAACTCACAATCTAATTTCAACCCGATCAGACCGTTACCCGCTTTATTGCCGTTTCCCGTCCGCGGAACCGGACCATAGTATACCCGAAGGGTCGGTAAGCGATGGAAAAGTACGAGTTCAAGGAGATTGAGCGTAAGTGGCGGAACGTGTGGGAAAACGAGGGCCTGCATCGAGCCGATTTCCACGGCGAGGGCCGCAAATGTTACTGCCTGGTGATGTTTATCTACCCATCGGCGGACCGTCTGCATATCGGCCACTGGTACAACTACGGGCCGACCGACACCTGGGCGCGGTTCCGCCGGATGCACGGCGACAACGTGTTCGAGCCGATCGGTTACGATGCCTTCGGGCTGCCGGCCGAGAACTACGCGATCAAGCACGGAGTCCATCCCTGGGACTCAACTGGCGAAAACGTGCGCGTGGTGCGCGAGCAGCTCAAGGAAATCGGCGCGATGTACGACTGGGAGCGCGAGCTAAACACCAGCGAACCGGAATACTACAAGTGGACCCAGTGGATTTTCCTCCAGTGCTACAGGGCCGGGCTGGCCTACCGGGCCTCCGGGCAGGTTAACTGGTGCCCGAGCTGCCAGACCGTGCTGGCCAACGAGCAGGTGATGAGCGATGGGACCTGCGAGCGCTGCGAGTCACTTGTCACCCGCAAGGAAATGGTCCAGTGGTTCCTGAAGATAACCGAGTACGCCGACAGGCTGCTCAAGGGCCTGGACAAGCTGGACTGGCCGGAAAAGACCAAGGCCATGCAGCGCAACTGGATCGAGCGCAGCGAGGGCGGGGAAATCAAGTTCTCGTTCGCCGACGATACCCCGGGAGCCGGTTCGCTCAGCGAACAGGAACGCTCGTTCAACGTGTTTACCACCCGGCCGGATACGCTGTTCGGGGTAACCTATATGGTGATGGCTCCCGAGCATCCGCTGGTCGGCAGGATCACCACTCCGGAACAGCAGGCGGATGTAGAGCGCTATGCGGAGAAGGCGAGTCACCTCAACGAAATCCAGCGCACCAGCACGGTCAATGAGAAGACCGGCGTGTTCACCGGCGCCTACGCGATCAACCCGGTCAACGGCGAGCGCGTACCGGTCTGGATCGCCGACTATGTGATGCTCTCCTACGGTACGGGCATTATCATGGCGGTCCCGGCCCACGACAACCGTGATTTCGAGTTTGCCAGGCAGTTCGGCCTGCCGATCCGCGAGGTTATCGCTCCCGAAAGCGGCGGCGGCGGGGGAGAGCTGAGCGAAGCCTATACGGAGCCCGGCGTGATGGTCAATTCCGGGGAATTCGACGGACAAGAGTCGCGGGAGGGTGCGCGCAGGGTTGTTGAAAAGCTGCAGGCGAAGAACCTGGCCGAGTTCAAGGTCAATTTCCGTATCCGCGACTGGCTGATCAGCCGCCAGCGCTACTGGGGCGTGCCGATTCCGGTGGTGTACTGCGACAAGTGCGGCGAGGTGCCCGTACCCGAGGACCAGCTGCCGGTGGAACTGCCTTACGAGGTAGATTTCAAGGGTGCGGCCAGGGGTGTAAGCCCGCTGGCCACTAACGAAGAGTTTGTCAACACTGCCTGTCCGGGCTGCGGAGGCCCCGCCAGGCGGGAAATCGACACGATGGACACGTTCGTGGACAGCTCATGGTATTTCCTGCGCTATCTCAGTCCCGGGGCTGAGCATAAACCGTTCGACCGCGAGCTGTGCGACTCGTGGCTGCCGGTTCATCATTACGTGGGAGGCGCGGAACACGCCACCATGCACCTGATCTACGCCCGTTTCATCAACATGGCGCTTCACGATCTCGGCCATCTCGGGTTCGAGGAGCCGTTCGCCCGCCTCAGCCATCAGGGGATTATCACCAACCAGGGCGCCAAGATGAGCAAGAGCCGCGACAACGTGATCAACCCCAAGTCGTATATCGACAAGTTCGGGGCCGATGCGTTCCGCTGTTACCTGATGTTCATGGGCGATTACAGCCAGGGCGGCGACTGGGACGACACCGGCATGCAGGGCATGTTCCGCTTCCTGATGAGAGTCTGGCGGCTGGTGCAGCATAACGCTCAACGTGTGGACGGTGTAAAACGTCGAGTCACCGACAGTTCGACTATCGATAGCCTGGGCGGGACAGAGAAAAAAATCGCCCGGGTAATGCACAATTCGATCAAGTGCGCCGGCGAGGACTTGGAGCGCATGCATTTCAACACCGCGATCAGCCGGATCATGGAACTGGTCAACGAGCTTGTACCGTACGCTGGCGAGGAAAGCGGCAACGAGGATGTCGATAAGGAGTTCATGGCCGAGGCGCTCGATGTGCTGGTGAAAATATTCGCGCCGTTCGTGCCGCATTTCTGCGAGGAACTGTGGCGGGAGGCCCTGGGTAAGGAGCGGAGCGTGTTCCTGAGTTCGTGGCCCGAATACGACAGCCGGGTGCTGGTGAGCGAGGTTGTGACCGTGGTAATCCAGATCAACGGCAAGCTGCGCAGCCAGATTGAAGTTGAGCGCGACCAGGCCGAACAGGAAGTTACCCGGACCGCCCGGGACGATCCGAAAGCCGCGGGGTATATCGACGGTAAGACAATCCGCAAGGTGATTTACGTGCCGAACAAGCTGGTTAATTTCGTGGTGGGGTAAATTGCGCAGTCCACTGCCAAACAGCAGTCCAAGCCAAAACTCCCTCCGCAGGGATGTCGCATAAGATACATTATGTAAACAATGTGATCTGGCGTTATCTATTTTCAAAACAAAAAAAGCCGGCCGGGTCTCCCCCGCCGGCTTTTTAATATATTTTTGGATAAACTAGTATTGGCTCGAGTACCTTTTCCGCAGGGCCAGCAGCATGAACAGCAGGATCCCGGTGACGATCACGACGAAACCCACCTGCATGAACATTTCCGAGTAGATGGTTTTAGCCAAGCCGACGATATAGGCCGTGGTCATGATTAAAATGCCGCTGACAACGGCGAATGTGGCCAGTATCTTACCGCGCTCCTGCCGCAGATACCCCTGGCATGACGGACACTTGATAGCGCGGGAATCGATGATGCTTCCGCAGTAAAAGCAGCGTTTCTTGCCTTCCTCTTCAAAGTCAGAAGTATCCATTGGTTTCTGGCTGAACCAACTCTGGAACGTGCCGAAACCGTAGACCAGGAACCCAAGGTAAGCCAGGATAACACCCGCGTTCATAGTCTGAAGCCAGAGACTATCCGCCCTGGAGAGGAACCAGATGTAGCTGAAAAAGCCCACGAGAATCCCGGCCACCATCAGCAAAGTGCCCCAGAACTGTCCCTCGTTTATCCTGGGTTTGATAAAAGATTTGCAGTGCTGGCATCTGAGTGCCTTGTCGTAAATCTGGCTGTAACAGACAGGGCATGAATTCATGGCAGTGCCTCCCGACGGATTGGAAAAGGTTCGGTTTCAGTGAAACGTCAATCGTCTAGGTCAGAGGATCCTGGCTTACGTCGTACTCGATAAATATTTCAATCCTGCGGTTTTTGCCACGGTTTTCTTCCGAATCATTCGGGTATGCTGGGCGGTACTCGCCGTAGCCGACCGCGGAGAATTTTCCTGGCTCGATACCTGAATAATTGATCCCGAAGTCGATCACGCTTTTCGCCCTGGCGTAGGACAAGTCCCAGTTTGTGTCGTAGAGCATGTTGTTTACCGGAAGATCATCGGTATGCCCGGTAACCCTCAGAGTGTTGTCCCACCCCTCGGCGATCTCGAATATTTTGGCTAGGTACGGCATTCCGCGGGGGTTCAGCTCCGCCATCCCCTGCTCGAAGAGCAACGGAGTCAATATCCTGATCGCGATTCCCTGGGAAGTTATAACCACCGTGATACTTTCCTGCTGTTTCTGCTGCTCCACGAAGTCCTGCAGTTCTGATATCGCTGTCGATATTTCACCGATATCCACATCACTGACCTTGGGGACGATAATGTGGACCAGCTCCATTGTCGAAGGGTCTTCGCTGAGAATGCCGAGGGATCCCTGCAGTGCGCCGCTGGCCTTCTCGAATGACTGCGGATCCACGCTGCTCATGGAGACGATTAATACAAAGAAGCACAACAGCAGGGACATCAGGTCACTGAAAGTGGTCAGCCAGGCGGGTGCTCCGGGTTCGCATTCAGGGCATTTCTTCGCCATCTCACAACTTCCTGTAATACGTTAACTTAATCATAATAAAGCAATAAATAATATCAGTTAGATGGCATCGCTTTCAGCAGCTCGGACATTTTTACATAAGAGCGCAGGTTTTCCAGTTTTTTCAGTTCTTTTTCGAGTCCTTCCGGGTCGTTGCATACCAGTTTGCGGATATTCTGTTCCGTGTCCACGGTGGTTTTGAACAAGCCGATGTCAAAAGAGGGACTCAATAATTTATCGGCTTCTTCCCGGCCTATATTGAGCAGATCCTCGACCTCCTCGGGACTATCCTCCATGTCCCCGACCTCACCGAGAGAGGAGTTGACTCTCAGGAATTCGTTCCACTCCCGGAATTTGTTCGCATCCGGGATTTCGAGGTGCCTGTGCTCCTCGCCGTTAACGAATTCCTTCTGGACTTTGACCAGTTTGGTAAAAACCATCCGGTTGACAACCTTGGCAACCATTTCCTTATCGACCGCAAGAATCATGCTACTTTCATCAAGCAGCCCGGTAAGGCCGACTGAAAGCGTCTCCCCGCCCCTCAGTCCGACCGAGCGCGCCAGGTGGTAAATCCGGCTGCAGAGACTGAAGTAAAATTTGTCAGCTTGAGCGGATTGACCTGCGTATCGGTTTCGCGGAGCCTTTCGGCCAGTACGCCGAAAATCGATCCTTTTTCGAGAAAAGTAAAGACTATCCTTTGTTTGCCGATATTTTTACTACCATCAACTTAGCCGCTTTCGACTATGTAGGCGCTGTTTCCGAGCGTGTTTTCCCGGATGATCGCCTCGCCGGGCTTGTATGATTTTCTGATCGGCAAAAACTGACCTCCGCTCGGGGCTGCGTTATGCTCTCAGAGTAACGCAGTACAGGGGCTCGCTTAACTTTAGTCCAGGCCGGCCAGTTTGTCAATAAGCGCTCCCGAGCCAAAACTCGGCTTGCCTGAGGCGTTGCTTAAGGATATATTAAGAGCGAAAGCTTAACTGATTGAGGTTTCCGTCATGGTCAATATGATTGCAATCGCCGCGATATTTATCCTGATCCTGTTGATTGTTGCCGGGTTCGTCTCCCAGCAGTTCGCGGCGGCCCAGCAGATCAAGGAGAACAAACTCCCTAAAAGCCTGCTGGAAAAAACGAATAAGGGAATCGGGGCGCTCGATACGGGCAAATTCCGCCAGATCGTCATGGCAAGCGGGCCGGACGAGCTTAGCGACCAGGTTGAACACCTGATCGACGAAAGTGACCGCACATCGGCATCAACCGCGGAGAATGGTATAAATGAGAAGCCTGACAACCAGGTGTTCGATGATCAGCTTGGAGGATCGGCCGGTGCGCTGAGCCTGGAAGGCAAGGACCTCCAGACGATCTACTCCGAATACCTCTCGGAAAAAAATGTCAACCCGTTCGACATGGAACCAGAATTCAAGCTTGGTGTAGCATATTTGAAGTTCGGCCAGTTCGAGAAAGCGATCAAGCAGTTCCAGAAAGTTCATGACGACAAGGTGGACTTCCCCGGTATAAGTTATTACCTGGGCGAGGCTTACCGCTGTAGCGGCCAGTTCTACGAGGCGATGAAAGCTTATAAGGAGTCCTGGGAGACGGATAGCCGGTTACAGGAGAAGAATGAAGAAAACCCGTCAGAAAAGGAACGGCAGGGAGTGGGCGACGCGCCGAAAGAGTTGTAGCCCGAAACCGATTTTGCCATATTTTGCCGGTGATGGAGAGCTGAGATGAAAGTCGGATTAGCGAACTTTATTGTATTCACGGCGTTGTTATCCGGGCTGCCGGCCGGGGCTGAACCCCGGCTGGAAGTGGACCGGATGGACTTTGATTTTGCGACAGTTTACCGCGGCGATGAGGCCCGTCATACGTTCACGCTTTCCAATACCGGTACAGATACGCTGAAAATCACCAAGGTGCGCAGCAGCTGCGGCTGCACTGTTCCATCCGTGGCGAAACGTGAACTCGGTCCCGGAGAACAGACCGAACTGACGGCCGTGTTCGATTCGGGCCGTTTCCAGGGTTCCGTGACCAAGAACATTTACGTTTATTCCAACGATCCCGCCAGCCCGATAACCAAGCTCACGATCCATGCCTACGTGAAGCAGGACCTGATGGTCTCCCCCGCCTCGATCTATTTCGCCGGCCTCAAAGAGGGCGAGTCGGTTCATCGCGAGATTGAGATCCGCAACCTGTCCGGCCAGGCGGTGAACATCAGGGAAATCGCCTCAACCGTTTCCAGCCTGGAAATCCAGCTCGAAAAACCGGTTCTCGAACCGGATGAAGTTACCCTGCTGCATCTGCGCATTCCCAAATTGAGCAAGGGCATGAAACTGACCGGAGAATTGACTATCTTCAACAGCAGTCACGAGGATGAGCTGAAGATTCGTCTGTACGGCGGTTTGATACAGTAGGTATTGCTGCGGGAGACAACAAAGCCGCTGGAACTTATTACACCTTCCAGCGGCTTTGTTTGTTTACTGCTGCTCCAGTTCCCTGGCTCTGAGTAATTCATAGTACTGGCGGATCAGATTCCTGTAGCTTTCCGGATAACTTCCCTGCCAGCGCTCCAGCTGACGGCGCAATCGCTCGTCGCCGTTGCCGCTCTCCAGCAGGCCGTCAGGCAGGCCGTCGGGAGGAACGACCATGAAATTCTCGGGGCGCTCCGCTTTGCGCCGCCGGCCCGATTCACGCTCCTGAATCGATTTCTGTGCGTCCAGCAGCCGGTTGAATATCCGGTTTTGACGTTCCAGGGTTTCCCGGCTGATCCCCTGTTCCTGCAACTGCTTCACCACCTCTTCGGCCTCTTGCGCCGCACCCTCCAGCGCATTACCCATCATATCCCGCCGCCCCTTCATCCGTTCGGCCATTTCCTGGAGCTGGCGACGGATCGCTTCCTGTTCGGCAGCCATCCGCCTGAGCATCTCCATGAACCCGCCCTCTGAGCGTCCCTGGCCTTGGGAGGTTGTCCCGGGTCCGGGTATCGCGCCCTCACCCTGGCCCTGCTGGTTCATGGCATCCCGGCTCATCTGGTTGAGCTGCTGCTGGCGCTGAGCCATCTCCTCAAGCTGCTTCATCAGCTGGTCGAGTCCTGTCCCGGATGATGACTGCTGCAAATTCTCGTCATCCTGCAGCAGCGTCAGCATGCCAGCGTTGATCGTGGTCAGGGATCGCTCCAGGCTGCTCATGGCCTGGGCTTTGCGCCGTGTTTCTGCTTCCAGCTGACTTGTCGAGTGTTCGCCCTGGCTGGTCGCCAGATACAGGATGCTGAGCAGCCGGTTGCTGATAAAGAAATTGTCCTTGGCGGCATCGACAATCTCCATCCGCACGGCGTCCAGACCTTGCACAATCTCCTGCTCGCGCGCGGCATATGCCAGAATGTCCGGATGGTTGAAATCAGGCTCCTGTTCCACTTCGGCTATCAGGTCTTCCTGGTTCTCGGAAAGGAAATTGAGCTGGTCGAACGCCCTTTTCATTGCCTCGGCCACTTCCGCCCGCCATTTGCGCTGGAGGTTTTCCCGATACTGCTGCATCCGCTCGTTCATGTCCTGCATGTTACGCTTAAGCCGCCGCTGGGCCTCGTAACTCTGCCGCGGCTGACCGCTCCGGTAACCCTCGATTGCCTGCTCCATTGACTGCTCTATGGGCTGGCGCCTGCCGGCTTCCCCTTCGCTCATCAGCCCGACGGCGGTTTCCAGTTCACCGGCTTCGCCGAACAGACGCGCGGTCTCGCCGATCTGTTCGAACATGCTCTCAGCCTGCTCCTGCATCCCGGACGTGCTTTCGGCCATTCGCAGCAGCTTCTCCTGCCCGCCGTCCTTCGAGTCCTCCGCGGTGTCAGTTTGATTTTTACCAGCCGCTGATTCCGGATCGTCTTGCTGACCAGTTTCCTCATCGGTCGCCGTCCGGCCGCTTTGATCCTGCTGAGCGCCGGTGTCCGCCGATGTTGAATCGCCGTCAGCCATCTCAAGCTGGGCTGCCAGGCTGTCGGCACGGGCCAACTGATCGGGATCGAGCATGGCAGCCGTGCTGTCGGCCATCTCTGCGGCGGACTCGGCCAGTTGCCCGGTCTGCCGGACAAGATTGTCAAGCTGCTGTTCGAGCTGGAGCCTTTCCAGCAGAGCCAGTGTCTTGTCGAGTTTTTGCAGGATCTCTTCCTGGGAAATCTGCAACTGCTCCATCGCCTCCTCCAGCGCCCGGCGGTCCATTCTGTCAATCGACTGCTGGATCCGGCTCATCAGTTCCTTGAACTTATCGGTGGCGACCTCGTTCATCAGCTCCTGCACGCGCGACATTTTCTCCAGCATCTCAGTACTCATCATCTCGCCGCGCTGCATCTGTTCGATACTCTCGGCCAGCTTTTCCGACAGCTTTTTGACCTTCTCCAGCATCTGCCGCTGTTCCTGCACGGCCTGGCTGATCTGCTGGTTGTCCTCCCACTGCAGCAGCTGCCCCCGCTCAAGTGTCTCGTTGAGCTTCTTGACCTGCTCGTGAAGCTGCTCGCCCTGCTGCTCCAATTCCTCCAGGTCGGTCGCGATCTGCTCCTGACGGTCCTGTTCCCTGTTGAATATCTCCTCGAGCGACGGGAAGCGGATCCGGTAGCGGGCCGTGGACGAACTCTTGGGACCGCTGAGTTCGTCGTTGTCGTAAACTGTCAGCAGGTAGGAAACTTCGTCCTCGGGCAGCAGGCCAAGACCGCTCAAGTCCCAGTTGAACTGTTCGAGCACGTGTGATGGGCGCTCGCGGCCGCGCCAGGCGGCGACAGTTTCCGTGCCGGTCTGGCTGGAATCGCCGGAGGGCCGAACCCGCTGCCAGGAAAGAACAAGTTTCGACAGACCGAAATCGTCGGCCAGCTCGAACACGAGCGGCTGAATCATCTCCTCGTTCAGATCGGTTTCACCGCGCGGGTGACGAATGGCCACCGCCGGAGGCTCATCGGCAAGAACCGTGATCGGGTACACCAGCGTATCCGAATTCGATAATCCCCAGCGGTCGTTGAGCAGGATAG harbors:
- the prmC gene encoding peptide chain release factor N(5)-glutamine methyltransferase, whose amino-acid sequence is MCRQSQHADRLLKKLIEVLKLAENYLEQHGIESARLNAERLLADVLGIGRLELYLQFDRPLAEDELELFRERIRRRSSGEPLQYIIGRTGFRGLTLSVGPGVLIPRPETEQLAGLVLDRLDTLAVTDAGAIKVLDLCAGSGALALALAAERNDLCCVLTELSGTAAAWAGRNIKEQGGSLRSPVFLLRCDLFTAIRADRSFDVVVSNPPYVSTGEMAGLPPEVRNHEPSLALAAGAEGLDMIARIIGEANGYLRPGGLLILETGETQHSAVEELFAGQARGSYSVPEFRTDLAGKPRFVIASRM
- a CDS encoding flagellar motor protein MotB, giving the protein MAKKCPECEPGAPAWLTTFSDLMSLLLCFFVLIVSMSSVDPQSFEKASGALQGSLGILSEDPSTMELVHIIVPKVSDVDIGEISTAISELQDFVEQQKQQESITVVITSQGIAIRILTPLLFEQGMAELNPRGMPYLAKIFEIAEGWDNTLRVTGHTDDLPVNNMLYDTNWDLSYARAKSVIDFGINYSGIEPGKFSAVGYGEYRPAYPNDSEENRGKNRRIEIFIEYDVSQDPLT
- a CDS encoding DUF1573 domain-containing protein, translated to MKVGLANFIVFTALLSGLPAGAEPRLEVDRMDFDFATVYRGDEARHTFTLSNTGTDTLKITKVRSSCGCTVPSVAKRELGPGEQTELTAVFDSGRFQGSVTKNIYVYSNDPASPITKLTIHAYVKQDLMVSPASIYFAGLKEGESVHREIEIRNLSGQAVNIREIASTVSSLEIQLEKPVLEPDEVTLLHLRIPKLSKGMKLTGELTIFNSSHEDELKIRLYGGLIQ
- the murA gene encoding UDP-N-acetylglucosamine 1-carboxyvinyltransferase, whose protein sequence is MDKFRIEQCGPLCGRIETSGAKNSCLPQMAAALLAESPVVLENTPKLMDVRTMSLVLENLGAAVSQTDQGALCLDPADAKGVLAPYELVRRMRASYYVMGPLLARHGRAEVSLPGGCAIGQRPIDLHLRGLAALGAQIVTSGGYVKLSAENGLTGAEIDLAGEHGSSVGATINVMMAAVLARGRTVIESAALEPEVEDVAVMLNAMGASVAGAGGSRIEIEGVRRLNGVTHRVIPDRIEAGTYAVAAAITGGDVVIADCRPDHLTAVIEMLERTGVTVEKGRKTLLVRSNGPLRPFELATSPYPGFPTDMQAQFCALATRCEGTSRIVENIFENRALHVPELARLGADIAVQGRTITINGPCKLTSAPVMASDLRASAALVLAAMTAEG
- a CDS encoding leucine--tRNA ligase translates to MEKYEFKEIERKWRNVWENEGLHRADFHGEGRKCYCLVMFIYPSADRLHIGHWYNYGPTDTWARFRRMHGDNVFEPIGYDAFGLPAENYAIKHGVHPWDSTGENVRVVREQLKEIGAMYDWERELNTSEPEYYKWTQWIFLQCYRAGLAYRASGQVNWCPSCQTVLANEQVMSDGTCERCESLVTRKEMVQWFLKITEYADRLLKGLDKLDWPEKTKAMQRNWIERSEGGEIKFSFADDTPGAGSLSEQERSFNVFTTRPDTLFGVTYMVMAPEHPLVGRITTPEQQADVERYAEKASHLNEIQRTSTVNEKTGVFTGAYAINPVNGERVPVWIADYVMLSYGTGIIMAVPAHDNRDFEFARQFGLPIREVIAPESGGGGGELSEAYTEPGVMVNSGEFDGQESREGARRVVEKLQAKNLAEFKVNFRIRDWLISRQRYWGVPIPVVYCDKCGEVPVPEDQLPVELPYEVDFKGAARGVSPLATNEEFVNTACPGCGGPARREIDTMDTFVDSSWYFLRYLSPGAEHKPFDRELCDSWLPVHHYVGGAEHATMHLIYARFINMALHDLGHLGFEEPFARLSHQGIITNQGAKMSKSRDNVINPKSYIDKFGADAFRCYLMFMGDYSQGGDWDDTGMQGMFRFLMRVWRLVQHNAQRVDGVKRRVTDSSTIDSLGGTEKKIARVMHNSIKCAGEDLERMHFNTAISRIMELVNELVPYAGEESGNEDVDKEFMAEALDVLVKIFAPFVPHFCEELWREALGKERSVFLSSWPEYDSRVLVSEVVTVVIQINGKLRSQIEVERDQAEQEVTRTARDDPKAAGYIDGKTIRKVIYVPNKLVNFVVG